Below is a window of Drosophila miranda strain MSH22 chromosome 3, D.miranda_PacBio2.1, whole genome shotgun sequence DNA.
CCGACCGTATATTTGATCGATAAGTTCACGGTAACACTGATAaggtaaataaatatttcgtaaataaataaattaatagatCGCTAGATTTATCCAAATCTGGAGAAATTCAACTCCCTGCTACTGCTGAAGTGAACGCCGGATTGTCCTCTCCACAGATTTGTGACAACGAATCCAGCGGCCAAACTGACCAAtcagtcaaacaaaaaaccacgGAACATGTAAATAATGTTGAAAATGTTCGTAAAAATGTATACTTACCACCTCATTGTATACAGGGGCAAACACAGAACTGCGCAGCATGATGCCATATTCATCGCATTTATGGAGAGACACCCAATGATAGCCATAAACTACCTCAAGGGTGATAAGCTGGTACCGATGCTAATGGACATTGCAAAGGAGCTGCAGGACATGAATAGACAAACTCGCTTGAACGCCCAGCGCACAGAAGCCAATACGGACGCGCTTTTGGCTCTAGGCACACAGATCTCAGACCTAATGCAGCAACAGCTCAAGGAGCGCAAGCGTCTTAATGCTGTAATGGAGAAATTTGTTCACAAAATGGAAACAACCGACTAACTAGTTCCACTATTTTTATTATGGTTTTCTAAAGAAAATATTGAAAGTGTCCCTGAAGACCAAATGTTTGACCAGGAAAGCAAGATCTGTCCACTTTTTCAAACATTTAAGATTATTATAGTTAATGTAAACTAGGCGCATAATGGGGGAACCATGGGCATTTTTGAGAGATGTGAAACGCCGATTGGCCAAACgataaaataaacaatttgtttcctttggcaaATATTTTGATACTCAACAGACACGCAGTTGGTTTTGGCGGGAACCTTTTGAATTGAATTTTCTTGTCAAAATTGTGTagtgtactgttttttagttcCAATATCGTTTCTGGGTCTTCCGTTCAACGGTTTCCGGGTCAGAGGCTCACGAATACAATTATTGATGAGCATATGAATGGGAAAATTATGCATTAATGACTATGAACTATACAATTTTTAAATAAGCTGCTTTTATAGTATTGCTAGTTAGGCTTGCGAAATGAAATAAAGTTCATATATATACAGTTGCACATATATAATTTAAGCGCATTAACATAAATATGAGCCTCTATATGTCACGATTTTactatttttaaatatatttaattctataatttattttaaacaccatgtctagctcacacaccttgcaaatttgtatgctttttATAGTATTTTCCAGTATTTTTCAAGACGCGCTATGGAGTTGCAGCAATGtagaaattttaattttataagCAATAAAGTAAAAGGTGTCCTTAGAATGAAACAATCTTGTTGAGAGTagattcatcaatcggataCAATTATTTTTTCAAGGATGGGGGTCCcagctagctagtaatattgaACCGAATATAGAAAACGAGGAGTATGATGGAATCTGGTATATTATTGGTATGTTTTGAAAATGTGAAgtgtatttcggtatatttctgagcaAGCCAGCTGGCGCGGatttcgtttttgtttattgtttattattaaatTTGTTTATTGCGAAAAAATGTCGCGGGATTCACTAGAGCTGCAGGTGCGAAAGTACGGCGAAAGAGGGCAGAGAGATGAACTGGAGTTGCTTATTAAAAATACTTCAGTAAAACAGGTAGGTCTCAAATTGTGTGTGCAAGGCATCAACAAGTCGTCCTTACCATAGACGTGCTGCCTTCGTGCATTTCACCAGCACCGCGTCTGGCATGCCCCATCGACTAATATTGTTTCATCAGTTAACAGACACTCTGAATGCCACGATATCCCGAAGTGAAGGTATCAATTTCTGGAACTACTTTCTGCTTGCCTGCGACACTGAGAGCGAGGAGTCCAAGAAGAAACGTTTCGCGCTCGTCCAATGTTTTATGGACTATTAAGTGTAGCTGGTACACCGTCTCAGAATGCACTAaatgacctatttcgctacttgttttttgtttgacttatttcgctaaaacctctttttacgcaaaatgcaataaaagcaagtattaagaatacaccagttaaatagaaaattgattgataaagcgtataaaattatgtgggcatggctaaatgttctatatagctggtaatattcgtcggaatatcaaaaacgaggaatacgtaaaatagaacttgaattcgtcagtatatttacggcatatttttaaaatgagacggtatattttggtatatttctaagAGTCCGACCGTATATTTGATCGATAAGTTCACCGTAACACTGATAaggtaaataaatatttcgtaaataaataaattaatagatCGCTAGATTTATCTAAATCTGGAGAGATTCAACTCCCTGCTACTGCTGAAGTGAACGCCGGATTGTCCTCTCCACAGATTTGTGACAACGAATCCAGCGGCCAAACTGACCAAtcagtcaaacaaaaaaccacgGAACATGTAAATAATGTTGAAAATGTTCGTACAAATTTATACTTACCACCTCATTGTATACAGGGGCAAACACAGAACTGCGCAGCAAGATGCCATATTCATCGCATTTATGGAGAGACACCCAATGATAGCCAAAAACTACCTCAAGGATGATAAGCTGGCAGCTGAAGCCGCCTGGAAGCGGCTTTCAAAGGAGTTAAATAGCGTGGGTCCGCCTGTCAAAGAAGTTTGTGAGTGGAAAAGAGTAAGTGCCGAGCAATTGCGCTATGTTCCGTCATCTCACTTGGCTCTTGATAGGTATGGAAAGACTGGAAAAGCTGCATTCGTAAAAAGATTAACAATAACAGGCTGGAAGATTCAAATGCCTGCGGCAAAGGCTCGCTGTATCAGGATACACTCACTGCTCTAGAGGATGCAGTGGCCGTGATCTGTGACTTGTATGATAAGCCCGACAGAGTAGTCGAATCTCGTCCAAAGGCACGTCCTGAAATTTCCAACCGTTTGCAACTGCAGGACATCAAGACCGACCACGACGAGGTCACAGCCACAGATGACAGTAAGACAAAAATATCAAGCCGCAAAAAATGTATGTACTATTTCTTTTTTATGTAAAGATGATGAGAAAGAAGATGACTGCTTCAGCCGGATCAATGACAGACATATCGGCGTGAAATTGGAGCGCACTAGCACTTCGCAAACTCCATCTGCCAAAAAGCGCAAGCTGGTGCAAAATGATGTAAATGAATTAGAAATTGAACACGAGAGCACGGTGCCGATGCTAATGGACATTGCAAAGGAGCTGCAGGACATGAATAGACAAACTCGCTTGAACGCCCAGCGCACAGAAGCCAATACGGACGCGCTTTTGGCTCTAGGCACACAGATCTCAGACCTAATGCAGCAACAGCTCAAGGAGCGCAAGCGTCTTAATGCTGTAATGGAGAAATTTGTTCACAAAATGGAAACAACCGACTAACTAGTTCCactatttatacccgatactcaaaatgagtattggggtatattagatttgtggtaaaagtggatgtgtgtaacgtccagaaggaatcgtttccgaccccataaagtatatatattcttgatcagcatcaatagccgattcgattgagccatgtctgtctgtccgtctgtccgtccgtccgtctgtccgtccccttcagcgcctagtgctcaaagactataagagctagagcaacgatgttttggatccagacttctgtgatatgtcactgctacaaaaatatttcaaaacttcgccccgcccacttccgcccccacaaaggacgaaaatctgtggcatccacatttttaaagatacgataaagccaaaaacgcagaatcgtagaggatgactatatgttctagagtgtaaaatctcaaccagatcgtataattattatagccagaatcaagaaaacaatttcattctttctcgctctgtctctctctaacacacaggtttcatggtcggttttgccaattgcaaaatatgagttcaaggatctcagaacctataagagccagagcaaccaaatttggtatccacactcctgtgatatcggaccttgaccgtttcgtgtccaaatttcgccacacccccttccgcccccgcaaaggacgaaaatctggggcatccacaaatctcagagactattaaagctagagtaaccaaatttggtatccgcacttctgttagatctcactataaaacgtatatctcagaatttcgccccacccccttccgcccccacaaaggacgaaaatctgtggcatccacatttttaaagatacgataaaaccaaaaacgcagaatcgtagaggatgactatatgctctagagtgtaaaatctcaaccagatcgtataattattatagccagaatcaagaaaacaatttcattctttctcgctctgtttcatgtacgaaaatctggggcatccacaaatctcagagactattaaggctagagtaaccaaatttggtatccgcacttctgttagatctcactataaaacgtatatctcagaatttcgccccacccccttccgcccccacaaaggacgaaaatctgttgcatccacaatattgcagattcgagaaaactaaaaacgcagaatcatagataatgaccatatctatcagattgctgaatctggatcagatcggatcatttttatacccaaaatgaacaaatcaatttgcactggctacgcagcgcccgacgtcacgctcagactgattttctgtctctctcgcacgcactctttgtcgtgtcgtttaatattagcggaatcaagaaaacaatttcattctttctcgctctgtttcatgtacgaaaatctggggcatccacaaatctcagagactattaaggctagagtaaccaaatttggtatccgcacttctgttagatctcactataaaacgtatatctcagattttcgccccacccccttccgcccccacaaaggacgaaaatctgttgcatccacaatattgcagattcgagaaaactaaaaacgcagaatcatagataatgacaatatctatcagattgctgaatctggatcagatcggatcatttttatacccaaaaggaacaaatcaatttgcactggctacgcagcacccgacgtcacgctcagactgattttctgtctctctcgcacgcactctttgtcgtgtcgtttaatattagcggcgtctgccggaggagagccatactgactaagtatcgggtataactgtagagttgcggtgtccgcagcaactcacaacgttcccccttgtTTTATTATGGttttctaaaaaaaaaatattgaaagTGTCCCTCAAGACCAAATGTTTGACCAGGAAAGCAAGATCTGTCCACTTTTTCAAACATTTAAGATTATTATAGTTAATGTAAACTAGGCGCATAATGGGGGAACCATGGGCATTTTTGAGAGATGTGAAACGCCGATTGGCCAAACgataaaataaacaatttgtttcctttggcaaATATTTTGATACTCAACAGACACGCAGTTGGTTTTGGCGGGAACCTTTTGAATTGAATTTTCTTGTCAAAATTGTGTagtgtactgttttttagttcCAATATCGTTTCTGGGTCTTCCGTTCAACGGTTTCCGGGTCAGAGGCTCACGAATACAATTATTGATGAGCATATGAATGGGAAAATTATGCATTAATGACTATGAACTATACAATTTTTAAATAAGCTGCTTTTATAGTATTGCTAGTTAGGCTTGCGAAATGAAATAAAGTTCATATATATACAGTTGCACATTTTTAATTTAAGTGCGTAGTGTAGAGCTGAACTATAAACAATCCTTCGATTTGATCACACGATTGGCCCAGGACTTGTCCACCTTTTCTGCTGATGAACTGGCCTGGATTATTGAGCACTGTGTGGATGGCATGCGACAGGGAGACGCCAAGTGCGTTGGTTGGAAGGATTTGTTGCCAGATTCACTGGCTCTGCTTTCGGCAACTCCACGTTTTATACTAAATGGGGTGGGAACCGACGGAACCGAGTATAGAAACAATACAGTGAAAAGTATATGTACCATGCGATGGCCGTCTTCAATCCTGACCCCCATTGCTGACATGTTCAAGTAAGTTGCGCCCATAGAATGCTAAAAAATTCTACTAAAATTTCCGTCTTTTTAGGGCCATAAATCTCAGCAACGGAGAAATTTTTACCGTATTAAATAAATTCTCCGGGGCTCTGCAGGAGCTATCGCCAATGGAGCTACCAGCTCTGTGCTTCCAGCTCTTTTCCATGTGCCAAAATGCCTCACAACTGATTGTACCGCTGCTGGCATTGGAGAAGTATTTTCAACGCAATTACTATAAGCGCTTGTTCTCAGACATGAGCAGCAACTCTACAGATTTCGACAGCATAGGTTCGCCTAATTATTTCAATAATTTACTGTGTGTCTCTTTctataatttgttaatttttacCATCAGATCCATTTTCGGACAAAGAGCTGCGGGAGGCCGAAGAGACTATACTCCATCATTTGAATTACTGTACTATGTATAAACTAACTGAGAAACATCTGGCCGTAATGTTGAGGGTGAATATGGGCTCTCCTAAATTGAATGAATTCTAATGTTAGTTTGTATTGGCAGAACTTCTCGCATTTGCCCGATGTCATTCTCACGCCATTCATGCTCAGCGCCATTATTTCGATGACAAGTGTGAATCGTGATCCAGAATCTGCGCGCATCTCTCGATGCATTTTGCTGCCATTCTTGCGAAATgtcataaagaataatgaagaaGAGATAACTTTGGCAGACTACTCCGTTTGGTATCGTGATTCGTTACAGCGCAAACAAGTCGACTTGCAGCAGGTCTTAACGGTGCTCATAGATCAGAACAAAGATGGAAAAGATGTGATAACACCAGGACTAGTCCACCTAGTATTTTTTCTGCTTAAATCGCACTCGCCCAAAATGCATACTCTAGCAATTACTTTTTTAACAAAGTTCATTCGCAAACGTTTCATCTTTGGGCAAGGCATCATTAGACTCCTCTCTGAGTGGATGATTGTACATCAAGATCAAAACCAGTTTTCGGGTTGGTATTGGATTCCCCATAATAATTCTTTAATAACTATGTATTTTTTCTAGAATGTTTAACACTATTAAGTGTAGCTGGTACACCGTCTCAGAATGCACTAaatgacctatttcgctacttgttttttgtttgacttatttcgctaaatcctctttttacgcaaaatgcaataaaagcaagtattaagaatacaccagttaaatagaaaattgattgataaagcgtataaaattatgtgggcatggctaaatgttctatatagctggtaatattcgtcggaatatcaaaaacgaggaatacgtaaaatagaacttgaattcgtcagtatatttacggtatatttttaaaatgagacggtatattttggtatatttctaagAGTCCGACCGTATATTTGATCGATAAGTTCACGGTAACACTGATAaggtaaataaatatttcgtaaataaataaattaatagatCGCTAGATTTATCTAAATCTGGAGAGATTCAACTCCCTGCTACTGCTGAAGTGAACGCCGGATTGTCCTCTCCACAGATTTGTGACAACGAATCCAGCGGCCAAACTGACCAAtcagtcaaacaaaaaaccacgGAACATGTAAATAATGTTGAAAATGTTCGTAAAAATGTATACTTACCACCTCATTGTATACAGGGGCAAACACAGAACTGCGCAGCAAGATGCCATATTCATCGCATTTATGGAGAGACACCCAATGATAGCCATAAACTACCTCAAGGGTGATAAGCTGGTGCCGATGCTAATGGACATTGCAAAGGAGCTGCAGGACATGAATAGACAAACTCGCTTGAACGCCCAGCGCACAGAAGCCAATACGGACGCGCTTTTGGCTCTAGGCACACAGATCTCAGACCTAATGCAGCAACAGCTCAAGGAGCGCAAGCGTCTTAATGCTGTAATGGAGAAATTTGTTCACAAAATGGAAACAACCGACTAACTAGTTCCactatttatacccgatactcaaaatgagtattggggtatattagatttgtggtaaaagtggatgtgtgtaacgtccagaaggaatcgtttccgaccccataaagtatatatattcttgatcagcatcaatagccgagtcgattgagccatgtctgtctgtccgtctgtccgtccccttcagcgcctagtgctcaaagactataagagctagagcaacgatgttttggatccagacttctgtgatatgtcactgctacaaaaatatttcaaaacttcgccccgcccacttccgcccccacaaaggacgaaaatctgtggcatccacatttttaaagatacgatacgcagaatcgtagaggatgactatatgttctagagtgtaaaatctcaaccagatcgtataattattatagccagaatcaagaaaacaatttcattctttctcgctctgtttcatgtacgaaaatctggggcatccacaaatctcagagactattaaggctagagtaaccaaatttggtattcgcacttctgttagatctcactataaaacgtatatctcagaatttcgccccacccccttccgcccccacaaaggacgaaaatctgttgcattcacaatattgcagattcgagaaaactaaaaacgcagaatcatagataatgaccatatctatcagattgctgaatctggatcagatcggatcattt
It encodes the following:
- the LOC117188358 gene encoding Fanconi anemia group I protein homolog, which codes for MRQGDAKCVGWKDLLPDSLALLSATPRFILNGVGTDGTEYRNNTVKSICTMRWPSSILTPIADMFKAINLSNGEIFTVLNKFSGALQELSPMELPALCFQLFSMCQNASQLIVPLLALEKYFQRNYYKRLFSDMSSNSTDFDSIDPFSDKELREAEETILHHLNYCTMYKLTEKHLAVMLRNFSHLPDVILTPFMLSAIISMTSVNRDPESARISRCILLPFLRNVIKNNEEEITLADYSVWYRDSLQRKQVDLQQVLTVLIDQNKDGKDVITPGLVHLVFFLLKSHSPKMHTLAITFLTKFIRKRFIFGQGIIRLLSEWMIVHQDQNQFSECLTLLSVAGTPSQNALNDLFRYLFFV
- the LOC117188362 gene encoding uncharacterized protein LOC117188362 isoform X2; translation: MGKHRTAQHDAIFIAFMERHPMIAINYLKGDKLAAEAAWKRLSKELNSVGPPVKEVCEWKRVWKDWKSCIRKKINNNRLEDSNACGKGSLYQDTLTALEDAVAVICDLYDKPDRVVESRPKARPEISNRLQLQDIKTDHDEVTATDDNDEKEDDCFSRINDRHIGVKLERTSTSQTPSAKKRKLVQNDVNELEIEHESTVPMLMDIAKELQDMNRQTRLNAQRTEANTDALLALGTQISDLMQQQLKERKRLNAVMEKFVHKMETTD
- the LOC117188362 gene encoding uncharacterized protein LOC117188362 isoform X4, with amino-acid sequence MGKHRTAQHDAIFIAFMERHPMIAINYLKGDKLAAEAAWKRLSKELNSVGPPVKEVCEWKRVWKDWKSCIRKKINNNRLEDSNACGKGSLYQDTLTALEDAVAVICDLYDKPDRVVESRPKARPEISNRLQLQDIKTDHDEVTATDDNDEKEDDCFSRINDRHIGVKLERTSTSQTPSAKKRKLVQNDVNELEIEHESTVPMLMDIAKELQDMNRQTRLNAQRTEANTDALLALGTQISDLMQQQLKERKRLNAVMEKFVHKMETTD
- the LOC117188362 gene encoding uncharacterized protein LOC117188362 isoform X3, which translates into the protein MGKHRTAQQDAIFIAFMERHPMIAKNYLKDDKLAAEAAWKRLSKELNSVGPPVKEVCEWKRVWKDWKSCIRKKINNNRLEDSNACGKGSLYQDTLTALEDAVAVICDLYDKPDRVVESRPKARPEISNRLQLQDIKTDHDEVTATDDNDEKEDDCFSRINDRHIGVKLERTSTSQTPSAKKRKLVQNDVNELEIEHESTVPMLMDIAKELQDMNRQTRLNAQRTEANTDALLALGTQISDLMQQQLKERKRLNAVMEKFVHKMETTD